The Petrotoga mobilis SJ95 genomic sequence AGGGGATAATTGATTATCTTGAAGATTCGGGTGTAGATTTCGAGTATGAACATCAAAGCGCTCAAAATAGCTTTCAAAATGCGATAACTATAGCTAACAAATTCAAAACAGATGTAGATATAATAGTTGCAATAGCTACACCTTCCGCTCAAGCAGCTGCGACGGAAATAAAAGACAAACCTGTAGTATTCAGCGCCGTTACAGATCCACTCAGTGCGGGTTTGATACCTAAATTCGGTAAAAATCCAGGAAATGTTGTTGGAATAAGTGATATGGTTCCTGTTGAAACACATGTAAACCTCATGAGAACAATATTTCCTGATGCCAAAAATTTAGCGATACTTTACAATACCGGAGAAGCTAACTCGGTTTTTTTAGCAGATCAAACCAAGAAATTTGCACCTCAACTTGGATTCAATGTAATAGAAATTACAGGAACGAACGCCAACGAACTTGTTACTTCCTTAAACGCTCAAGCGAACAGGATAGATGTTGCCTATTTATACACAGATAATTTGGTTGCTTCATCTGCCGAAATCTTAGGCCAAGTATTTGAAAAAAATAAAATTCCTGTAGTTGCTGGAGATATTGATATAGCAAAAAAAACATCTGTTTTAGGTTTTGGCTTTGACTATTATCAAGTAGGAATAGAGACAGGAAAAATTGTTTTTGATCTCATAAACGGTAAAAAACCTTACGAAATTGAGTCAAGGATATTAAGTGCAGACTCACTAACGTTTTATATAAATTTGGACAGAGCCCGAGCCCTAAATGTAAACATACCTCAACAATTTATAGATATTGCAGATGAAATAGTAGATACACTATGATCTGGAAAGAATTTTAGGAGGAAAATTATGGATTTAGTAGGTATATTAGAACAAGGATTAATAGCCTCCCTAGTTGCAATGGGTGTGTTTATAAGTTTCAGAGTCATCGACCTTCCAGATTTAACACCTGATGGATCATATGTATTAGGAGGGGCGGTAACCGTTGCGTTTATGTACGCAGGTCTGCCTTGGATACTGTGTATGATCCTTGGTGGTATAATGGCTGGTTTTTTTGGGATAGTAACCGCACTGATACATAACAAATTAAAAGTAAATTCCTTGTTAGCCAGCATATTGGTGATGACCATGCTCTATTCGATAAACATAAGGGTCATGGATGGACCGAACGTTTCTGTTCCAAAAGAAATAAGCGCACAGCAAGAAGCACAATACACAGAGAGAACAAAATTAGATGACATTTTAGGTATGAGTACCTTAAAGGAGAATCAAAGCAATTTACAAATAAACGAAACCAAAAAAACCTTATCTCCATTCAGAGAAAACTCTGGATATAATTCTACCATCTTAATAGGATCGGTGGTATTTGTATCTGCTCTTTTAACAATAATCTTTTTGAGAACGGAATTAGGAATTGCCCTTAGGGGATACGGAGGTAACAAGGCAGGAATCAAAAACCTTGGTATGAACCCTGAAATTATGAGTATAATAGGATTATTTTTAGGAAATTTCTTTGCGGGGTTGTCGGGGTCCTTGTTCTCTATGTACGGTGGATTTTCAGATGTAAATATGGGGCAAGGCATAGTTGTAACTTCTTTGGCGGCGGTTATTTTGGGGGAAATAATATTTGGGAGGCTAAATCTGTTCTATAACATGTTATGCCCCATTATTGGAGCTGTTGTCTATCAATTTTTACTGGCGTTAGCCATGAGATATGGTTACACGATAGGCTTCCAATCAAGCGATATGAAACTAATAACTGCGTTGTTCATAATAATAGTAATAGGATTGAGGAGGGTGGAATTTAAAAAATGGTTGAGCTTAAAAACATCAGAGTAGTATACAATAAAAATCAAGTTAATGAAAAAAAAGCATTGGACAAATTTGAGTTAAGTATTAAAAAGGGAGAATTCGTCACTATC encodes the following:
- a CDS encoding ABC transporter substrate-binding protein, translating into MKKVLTTLVIVSLFTFTFGVKIGITQIVEHPALDKIYQGIIDYLEDSGVDFEYEHQSAQNSFQNAITIANKFKTDVDIIVAIATPSAQAAATEIKDKPVVFSAVTDPLSAGLIPKFGKNPGNVVGISDMVPVETHVNLMRTIFPDAKNLAILYNTGEANSVFLADQTKKFAPQLGFNVIEITGTNANELVTSLNAQANRIDVAYLYTDNLVASSAEILGQVFEKNKIPVVAGDIDIAKKTSVLGFGFDYYQVGIETGKIVFDLINGKKPYEIESRILSADSLTFYINLDRARALNVNIPQQFIDIADEIVDTL
- a CDS encoding ABC transporter permease, whose protein sequence is MDLVGILEQGLIASLVAMGVFISFRVIDLPDLTPDGSYVLGGAVTVAFMYAGLPWILCMILGGIMAGFFGIVTALIHNKLKVNSLLASILVMTMLYSINIRVMDGPNVSVPKEISAQQEAQYTERTKLDDILGMSTLKENQSNLQINETKKTLSPFRENSGYNSTILIGSVVFVSALLTIIFLRTELGIALRGYGGNKAGIKNLGMNPEIMSIIGLFLGNFFAGLSGSLFSMYGGFSDVNMGQGIVVTSLAAVILGEIIFGRLNLFYNMLCPIIGAVVYQFLLALAMRYGYTIGFQSSDMKLITALFIIIVIGLRRVEFKKWLSLKTSE